The Salmo trutta chromosome 22, fSalTru1.1, whole genome shotgun sequence genome contains the following window.
AAAAGAAAACTGTACAGCAGTGTATTCAAATGTGGAAAACCATTGTCTATGGAGACGTAATCAGGGGGAAAGTATAGCACACTTTTGAATAAAGCTAATATTTCCACTCTTTCTAATAAAGCCTTTTGAATGTTCAATCACTCCTACCATAGGAATGTTTATATAGTATCTTAATGTAGTATAACTGCAATGTGGGTTAGATTGAATTGAGCCCTATGTGTATAAACACAGTGCATATTTCCCACCTCCGACATGACTGGCAGGTTGCCATGAGGGTAGAGCCACATGATCCTATGTGCTTTGGTCCTCTGCCTCTGGAGCAGCTTCCTCAGTAACCTCTTGACCTTTCGGTCTCTGGGGTCAGCACACTTCACCGCCTTCTTGGTGTACAGTCTGCAGCCACAACAACACAGACAAAGAACATTCACCATGACAACCTTCCAACtgaaacatacagtacaaacTGTAGATATGCAGCATGGTTTTAATAAAGCCTTCTCTGAACCAAAGCCTCAACAAAGTTGGCTAGTGAGGATACTTTTTTTTGGATGGCTTGTTATTCCCACATATTTCCTTCTTCACTTCCCTGGCAATTACAGTAGAACATGAGCCATAACAACAGGACCTGGATAGATGACAATGCCTCATAGCTCTGAGAGGCATATTTTCCATGTCTGCGAGTTGCTTCGGGATAGTTGAAATACTTGCATGATGGCTTTTATACTGCAGTCTGGCCCCTCCGTCTGTACCTCAAACCTCAGCACGTCTTTGGTGCGCACTTTCCCCTGGGAGTACTGCATACAGCACTGAACATCTCTCTGCATCTGTACCCCGTTAcctgagagagaaggggggagagaggggtgggggggagagagagagatggagagaggcaaATGCTTAAGTCAAATTCGTCAAAGCACACTTACGGTATATGAAGGCTGATTGCTATTGGCTCATAAGGAGggttgttatgatactgtagatTATAAACACATATATTAGTAGGAATGTAAGGCATTTCATTGCACTATCATTAGACTATCTAAAGGTTCATATGTAATGGTTGCTCTTTTTGACAGGATATGTCATCTAGAGTGCAGACAGCCAGAAAGATTTTGAACATCCCATGATCCCCCATAATGTGCTGTTATGCCAGTGGCACTGTGACTACATGACAAGGCTTTTCATCCAACCAGAGTGAGTAAGCACAATAATATTAGCTGAGATAAACAGTTACCATATGCGTGTCATATGAAAGCTGCTCTGAACCTTGTCATATTTTATCATTGATATCATTTCTTCCCATTAAAGTCTGAGGTATTCAGTTAGCTTGTTATTAGCGTTCAATGTTTTGATGTGAAATCAGTCTTCATTCTAGCCCTCTATTTACATCCATGGCTctccctgctgctgctgctccagtattccctcttcccctctcctctagctTGCTCTCCTTCGCTTCCCTGCTAAACTGGCTCCCAGCAGGGTGCATTCTGCTAACGGTATACACTGTAGGTGTTATTGTGTCTTACCTTCCACCGAGCCCAGGAGAATGACAGTCAGAGAAATAACAGTCACAGTCTGCAACAGAAACATGGTGAGCCTGGCAGGGAAGTAATCTGCTGTGTTACCTTCCCCTCTATTTCTGTCTCTtatatttctccctccctccttttcactctctccctcgctctccctcaaacacacacatgcactccctaaccctcccccctccagctccccctctcctctgagTGCCCCACTCACTGTGTTCATTTCCATGTCTTTCCCACTCTTCTAAAAAAGGGGCTTTCCCCCCAAAAGGCTCTTAAAATAATCCAGATTTATGGCATTCTCTAATGCTGTCATGGAAAATGCTCTACCTTGTTGTAGGTGTGTCCCATAAGCCTTGCAGCTATGTTATGACTGTCACTGCTCAAGCACAATACAGGGAACACCAAAGCTTGTGATACACATGACACTGTAATACATTCATGTTGTTTTCATTCATGTAAAATGACAAAAGGCATCTCTAGTACCAACATGGTTCAAAGCACAAGCAAGTTACATGCAGTCTGTTTCCAAAATAAACCACCACTAATACTACAAAACGGCAACCAGCTCTCTACCATTAGATAGATCACAAGAAATGATAACATGTTGAGAACAGAAGCCGATTTGCCAACTAAAGTAGAGCTGTACATGTTCAATACAGTCTGGACTGTGACTGACTTTGTATAGCAGCTACGTTCTAACAATCATTCTCAGTACAACACCTAACAACCATTTCAAGAGGTCTGGACCTTTCTTGGTATAATGGCAAAGGTCTTACACAAATGCAAGTCCCAGATGGCTACCCCATAAATTTGCAACatttggtgtcagaagtggaaCGCATGGGGCTAAGCACGATGGCATCCAAAGTGTAGGAGTAGTTTGTGTGTTTCTTACTTGCCTTTATGAACAGAGTGTCTGACAAGTCCCCAAATTCAGTACTATAACTAAAtacaaaatgtcaaatataaaatggCCTACATTATTGGAGGAAATGGATACAAAGTCAACGCTGGTTGGCAGTTGAGGATTGACTGACCCGGAGACCCAGAGTGTGGTTTTGGGTAAAGACTGTTTGCTGTGGCAGGTTGAGTGTCATTAGAACCCAGCTGATTCTCCCCCAGTCAAAAACCACCCTTCTAAACAAGCAATGAAACTACTGCAGAATTACAGCACATTCTCTAATGCCTTTGGTATTCAATGAAATTAACATGGTTGAAAAAAAGTGGAAGTAATGCTATGAAAATcattttttacataaaaaaaagTTAAGTTACAACGAAACAAATGAAATAACCCTTGTCTGAAAAACAATGGGCAGGAAAACACAAATAACCTTTGTATTTAATGACGAGACTGATTACCCGCTGTATAATGTACCTTAGAAGAAATTCTTCCAGTGACTACAAGGAAGTGTTTAGCTATTAACTACTATTGAGAAGAGTCACTTCACCATATCTTGTTTGTATTTTACAGCAGTAGGTACTACTTATGTTATAGTACAATGGAATAACACCTGGAGAGTTGCAACATCCATGAACAGACAATGTAGTAAAACACATGGTGAATGAATACAGGGTAAATCTCTGCTGAATGGTAGGCTTTAGGTAGTGGCATTTATTAGACGACATGGCCAGTGTAATCCATACTATCTGACTGTGCATACCTGAGACCTGGAATTAAAAATATGCAGTCTGtgaggtagggagaggagaggggggcagCGTACAAGAATTCAACCCTTAAGAAATCAAGTTGGAATCTTTCAGCTGCAAAAACATACCTTCCCCTTGACTTCAGTCTGCTCCTGAGCCAAACACATTTCCGGCATATCTTTGGGGCGATTAAGAGATCACTGTAAAAGTATACTAGACACAAACTTTCAAacaaaagctaaaaaaaaaactaGTGACTGCAAATCCACCTATTAAATCATCGACTAAATCTGTGTTCTTCTTTGAGGAGGTAGAGAGCCAGAGGAGGGATAGGTATGTTCTGGGGATGTTATAGGGCAAAGCTAACTATACCTGTGGTCCAGGCCAGGGCAGCTTAGCCCAAAGGGATTTCAGTGTTAGGTTAGGTTTCAGGGAGCAAATGTATCAAATTTTGAGATGTATCATTTATCAAGCACATAACATTTGGTATGTGCCATCTGGAATGCTGTGAGTGGATGGGTGATTATAGCCGTCATAGGCCATTGTCTACTCTACAACCTCATGAAGATTGAAAAGTGAACACTTCTCAGCTTTCTATACTAAATTACAGGTGGTCCCCAGTTCCTTGTTCATGTTCTGTTCTTGTAAAAAGCATGAGTTGACACACACCCCTCCAAAAAAGTTGGCGGTGCCAACTAATGGAATAGTAAACTTCTAAAAATGAAGTCGTGCATTCTATATACAATAATTTAATGGGTATAAAACAAAGCTTCTTCAGGGGTACATAATTGCTTGAATGTTTTGATCTTGACAAAGGCTTGGTGGAATTATACTTACTTTACATGAGAGAGATTCCTAATAGAATGTCTTCGTTTACTGTCTAAATAAAATTAAGTCCATCCATGCAACATGTAGtgattatattttattatagccAGGGCACTGCATGCAAGGTTTTGTTCTGCATTTAAAAGACTTGGGCGGGCCGCCTAAGTGTCTTTTTGGACTGCCCATGtccaaacagtaaaaaaaaaaaaagcaatccGGGTGGAAAAACGTTTAGTGTAAACTTAAAGTGGCAATATGTAGCTTTTTTGGCCACGCAACCAATTTCACATAGAATAGTGAGTTAAAGATCTATAATTCTTCTtggaagcaagtctaagaagcggtagaaatgttctatgtgcactatttctatgcttcccgtttttaagttttgtttttgcgtatTTTACTTTCGGTAtagtacaccagcttcaaacagctgaaacaatatttttggttatggaaaatatatttcacagcagtttagatggtacaataattttctacactatactagcttattttgtcacaaactgaaatcaggCAAATTAGAGTTTTAGCAAACAGGAAAttgcagagcgatttctgcatagtgcaaatTTAAAATGACTTAAACCCGATATAAAAGTTGAGAGAATCTAAAATTAAAATAATTATGCATTTAGGAGTATTTTTGTCATGGCATgtggcccccattgattttgctaTGTGTTTGAGTCACTCATAGCATCGGCCATGGCAAAATGTCTATAATTGCAGGAGATTATCTTTAAAACTGCATATTTTCTGTCAGCTCCATGGCaaggtgtagaattgcaggaaatgtagcTTTGAAACGGCAACATTATCTCAAACACGTCAaattttgtagaattgcaggaaattagctttaaaacagctcaAGTTTGTCACTGCCGCCAACAGGGGGGTCTCAAATGTTCCGTCGATGACCGTATCATTGGCCACACCCTGACTACGGCCACCACCTAAGCCCCATTTTGATCTAGAAAAAACCCTGGCATGTTCTATGCTGCCTGGCATTCTTCTGGTGGGAGTAGACAAACTCTTTGCAGGCAGTCCTCAAAGTAACATCTGTGGTTCACACAGCTTTGTTTCTTTATATACACTGTAAAACTAAACCAGAACATGTTTGGTTAAACACACAAAATGAATTATTTCAAATCATTGCAAAACATGGTCTTAACTGTGCTGAGAGTTGGGAAACTTAACACTTTTCCAAAAtgggtgttttatttttaatttaggGGAAATGGATGTGTTTAACAAAAGCTGCAAAAGAAAAACAAATTGCCATTCGAGAAGGTACAGGGGTGGGATCTTAATTTTACCTATAGTcaaagcaaaataatcctgcagcaacaggatttgaacatttAGTCCATGATGTTGCTTGATCAGtcgttaggctattagctggctaAAAGTAAGGTAatagcagcctctggtaagacatggggcgggggcctatgcatatatgtaaacaacagctggtgcgcgatttCCAAAGAAAtgtcaaggttttgctcgcctgaggtagagtatctcatgatagtgtggtctacagtttatctaCCTAGTGAGTTTTCATCTgcatttttcgtagctgtctacataccataccacaccacagaccaatgctggcactaaaaccacactcaatgagctgtataccaccataagccaacaggaaaatgctcatccagaggtgacgctcttagtggccggggactttaatgcagagaaacttaaatcagttttgccTAATTTCTATTAGCATGTTAACATGTGCAATCAGAGGGAAAaacattctagaccacctttactccacatacagagacgtgtacaaagctctccttcgccctccatttggcaaatctgacctaatttttgcttgtaagcaggaatcaaggcaggaagcaccagtgactcggtctataaaaaaaagtggtcagatgacgcagatgctaaactacaggactgttttgctagcatagactggaatatgttccgggattcttccgatggcattgaagagtacacaACATCAGttactggctttatcaataagtgcaacgaggatgtcgtccccacagtgactgtacgagGACATCGTCCACACAGTGACTGTataaggacgtcgtccccacagtgactgtacgtacataccccaaccagaaaccgtggattacaggcaacattcgcactgagctaaagggtagagctgctgctttcaaggagcgggactctaacccagaagcttataagaaatccagctatgccctccgacaaaccatcaaacaggcaaagcatcaattcaggactaagatcgaatcatactacaccggctccgacgctcatcggatgtggcagttcttgcaaactattacagtttacaaaagggaagcacagccgagagctgcccagtgacacaagcctacgaGACGaactaaataacttctatgctcgcttagaggcaagtaacactgaaacatgcatgagagcatcagctgttccggacgactgtgaatacgctctccacagccgatgtaagacatttaaacaggtcaacattcacaaggccacagggccagacaaagctcatcactaagctaaggaccctgagactaaacacctccctttgcaactggatcctggacttcctgacgggcctcccccaggtggtaaaggtagttaacaacacatccaccacactgatcctcaacacgggggcccctcaggagtgcatgctcagtcccatcctgtattccctgttcactcatgactgcacggccaggaacgactccaacatcattaagtttgcggatgacaacagtggtaggcctgatcaccgacaacgatgagaccacCTATAGGGAGGTTAGGGAcctgcaaggacaacaacctctccctcaacgtgatcaagacaaaggagattattgtggactacaggaaaaggaggaccgagcatgcccccattctcatcgacagggctgtagtggagcaggttgagagtttcaagttccttgacgtccacatcaccaacaaacttacatggtccaagcacaccaagacagttgtgaagcgggcacgacaaaacctattccccctcaggagactgaaaagacatgggtcctcagatcctcaaaggttttacagctgcaacatcgagagcatcctgacggattgcatcactgcctggtatggcaactgctcagcctccgaccgcaaggcactacagagggtagaggtcgaccgattatgatttttcaacgccgataccgaaaCCGGTTATTGGAGGATCCaaaaaaaaagctgataccgattaaatcggccgattttgtttttatttatttataataatgacaattacaacaatactgaatgaacacttattttaacttaatataatacataaataaaatcaatttagcctcaaataaataatgaaacatgttcaatttaatttaagtaatgcaaaaacaaagttttggagaagaaagtaaaagtgcaatatgtgccatgtaaaaaagctaacgtttaagttctttgctcagaaaattagaacatatgaaagctggtggttccttttaacatgagtcttcaatattcccaggtaagatgttttaggttgtagttattatagcaattataggactatttctctctatacgatttgtatttcatatacctttgactattggatgttcatataggcactttagtattgccagtgtaacagtatagcttccgtccctctcctcgcccctacctgggctcgaaccaggaacacatcgacaacagccaacctcgaagcagcgttacccatgtagagcaaggggaaacaactactccaagtctcagagcgagtgacgtttgaaacgctattcacgcgcacccggctaactagctagccatttcacatcggttacaccagcctaatcttgggagttgataggcttgaagtcataaacagcgcaatgcattgcgaagggctgctggcaaaacgcacgaaagtgctattttgaatgaatgcttacgagcctgctggtgcctaccaccgctcagtcagactgctctatcaaatcatagacttaattataatataataaacacaaagaaa
Protein-coding sequences here:
- the LOC115158172 gene encoding C-C motif chemokine 17, with translation MFLLQTVTVISLTVILLGSVEGNGVQMQRDVQCCMQYSQGKVRTKDVLRFEVQTEGPDCSIKAIILYTKKAVKCADPRDRKVKRLLRKLLQRQRTKAHRIMWLYPHGNLPVMSEDKKDGWDAFHVE